From Nymphaea colorata isolate Beijing-Zhang1983 chromosome 6, ASM883128v2, whole genome shotgun sequence, a single genomic window includes:
- the LOC116255837 gene encoding uncharacterized protein LOC116255837 isoform X2: MASLMSCNLSCSEEVGSKQIISGISDEDLAIEELKSLVDSMHVGDYLSGVNFLHTSKDEGPQMEDMAGSQKSNVEGASIVAEPDANSESYRTPQKELMKSATFPSSRKSNAVDTVGEDKAHDQCLQKSDVPVCLRSNSLPSSIKLVSAMKGGRERHGILQEWKPRVTWAPDVVDPPVTSVSHTVRSHPRPRSKKEKKHKHGKGRSSHGSSNGRKQHSKRSTAASVNNLHPRPEASPLSPPCDGMLADSFSEIEGGVSYVDRMSTGQSLLEFAVASHDKCGSSFLRQAIGSVRLPFGEAN, translated from the exons ATGGCTTCCTTAATGTCCTGCAACCTTTCATGCTCTGAAGAAGTTGGCTCGAAG CAAATTATCTCAGGAATTAGTGATGAGGACTTGGCAATAGAAGAGCTTAAAAGTTTAGTTGATAGTATGCATGTTGGAGATTATCTTAGTGGAGTAAACTTTCTGCATACTTCAAAAGATGAAGGCCCACAAATGGAAGACATGGCTGGTAGCCAGAAGAGTAATGTAGAGGGAGCATCCATCGTAGCAGAGCCTGATGCTAATTCTGAATCGTATAGAACCCCACAAAAAGAATTAATGAAGTCTGCAACATTTCCTTCCTCACGGAAGTCAAATGCAGTTGATACTGTTGGGGAGGACAAAGCCCATGATCAGTGCCTCCAAAAATCAGATGTGCCAGTGTGTTTGCGTTCAAACTCACTTCCG TCGTCCATCAAGCTGGTGTCTGCAATGAAAGGCGGGCGTGAACGGCATGGCATTCTTCAGGAATGGAAACCTCGAGTTACATGGGCACCGGACGTTGTCGATCCCCCAGTAACATCTGTCTCTCATACGGTCAGAAGCCACCCTCGCCCTAGaagcaagaaagagaagaaacacaagCATGGGAAAGGCAGGTCAAGTCACGGCAGCAGCAATGGTAGGAAGCAGCATTCCAAGAGGAGCACCGCGGCCAGCGTGAATAACTTGCACCCGAG GCCAGAGGCGTCGCCGCTCTCACCTCCTTGTGATGGGATGCTGGCGGACAGCTTCAGTGAGATAGAAGGAGGAGTCAGCTACGTGGACCGCATGTCTACTGGCCAAAGTCTATTGGAGTTTGCTGTTGCCAGCCACGACAAATGCGGAAGCAGCTTCCTGAGGCAAGCGATAGGCAGTGTGCGCCTTCCATTTGGGGAGGCTAATTGA
- the LOC116255835 gene encoding arginine biosynthesis bifunctional protein ArgJ, chloroplastic has protein sequence MAAEISRILHQNFSVPFSDVKLRGKMRTRIRVRASVDDSAANYIPASPIVLPDGPWKQVPGGVTAAEGFKAAGIYGGLRAKGEKPDLALVTCDVDSVVAGAFTTNVVAAAPVLYCRHVLSNSKTARAVLINAGQANAATGDAGYEDVIECAAAVAKALQVKSEEVLIESTGVIGQRIKKEALLKSLPKLVNSLSPTTRGGDSAAVAITTTDLVSKSIAMETEIGGASIKIGGMAKGSGMIHPNMATLLGVITTDALVASDVWQRMVKLAVNRSFNQITVDGDTSTNDSVIALASGIAGSMEISSLDIPEAHQLQTCLDTVMQGLAKSIASDGEGATCLIEVTVTGANNEVDASKIARSVASSSLVKAAVYGRDPNWGRIACAAGYSGIPFNPNDLRISLGEILLMEGGQPLPFDREAASAYLKQAGDTHGTVHIHITIGKGRGSGRAWGCDLSYDYVKINAEYTT, from the exons atggCTGCCGAGATCTCCCGCATCCTACACCAGAACTTCTCCGTCCCATTCTCCGATGTAAAGCTCCGCGGGAag ATGAGGACGAGAATTAGGGTTCGGGCGTCGGTTGACGACTCTGCGGCGAACTATATACCTGCTTCTCCCATCGTTCTTCCCGACGGCCCTTGGAAGCAG GTTCCTGGTGGCGTTACTGCTGCAGAAGGATTCAAAGCTGCAGGCATATACGGCGGCCTACGTGCCAAAGGGGAGAAACCGGACCTCGCCCTCGTCACCTGCGACGTTGATTCAGTTGTGGCAG GTGCGTTTACCACGAACGTTGTAGCAGCGGCACCTGTTCTGTACTGTCGGCATGTTTTGAGTAACTCAAAAACT GCTCGTGCTGTATTGATAAATGCAGGCCAAGCAAATGCTGCAACG GGTGATGCAGGTTATGAAGATGTCATAGAATGTGCCGCAGCAGTTGCCAAG GCTCTCCAAGTGAAATCTGAAGAAGTATTGATTGAATCAACTGGTGTAATTGGTCAAAGGATAAAGAAG GAAGCCCTTCTGAAATCACTTCCAAAGCTGGTCAATTCATTGTCACCAACCACAAGAGG TGGAGATTCTGCTGCAGTGGCCATCACAACGACTGACCTTGTCAGCAAGAGCATAGCAATGGAAACAGAG ATAGGAGGTGCCAGTATCAAGATAGGTGGAATGGCCAAAGGTTCTGGAATGATTCACCCAAATATGGCAACCTTGCTTGGT GTTATAACAACTGATGCACTGGTTGCTAGTGATGTTTGGCAAAGAATGGTAAAACTAGCAGTCAACAGGAGTTTCAACCAAATAACA GTAGATGGTGATACAAGTACCAATGATTCTGTAATTGCGCTGGCTAGTGGCATAGCTGGATCGATGGAGATTTCTTCATTGGACATCCCTGAGGCTCATCAATTACAAACATGTCTTGACACG GTTATGCAAGGTCTAGCAAAATCAATTGCATCAGATGGTGAAGGCGCAACATGCTTGATTGAG GTAACTGTTACTGGCGCCAACAATGAAGTTGATGCATCAAAGATAGCACGCTCAGTAGCATCTTCCTCTCTTGTTAAG GCAGCAGTATACGGCAGAGACCCAAACTGGGGCCGTATTGCTTGTGCAGCAGGCTATTCTGGGATCCCCTTCAATCCCAATGACCTTCGTATATCTTTGGGAGAAATTCTTCTGATGGAAGGAGGCCAGCCTCTGCCCTTTGACAG GGAAGCAGCTAGTGCATACCTCAAGCAGGCAGGAGACACACATGGAACAGTTCATATTCACATCACCATCG GAAAAGGCCGAGGCAGTGGTCGAGCGTGGGGCTGCGACCTCAGCTATGACTATGTTAAGATCAATGCCGAATATACAACATGA
- the LOC116255837 gene encoding uncharacterized protein LOC116255837 isoform X1 — protein MASLMSCNLSCSEEVGSKVDMIIPAGSDILGENAHGCSYVGSTSDGKSCKKQQIISGISDEDLAIEELKSLVDSMHVGDYLSGVNFLHTSKDEGPQMEDMAGSQKSNVEGASIVAEPDANSESYRTPQKELMKSATFPSSRKSNAVDTVGEDKAHDQCLQKSDVPVCLRSNSLPSSIKLVSAMKGGRERHGILQEWKPRVTWAPDVVDPPVTSVSHTVRSHPRPRSKKEKKHKHGKGRSSHGSSNGRKQHSKRSTAASVNNLHPRPEASPLSPPCDGMLADSFSEIEGGVSYVDRMSTGQSLLEFAVASHDKCGSSFLRQAIGSVRLPFGEAN, from the exons ATGGCTTCCTTAATGTCCTGCAACCTTTCATGCTCTGAAGAAGTTGGCTCGAAGGTAGATATGATAATTCCTGCTGGTTCAGATATATTGGGTGAGAACGCACATGGCTGCAGCTATGTAGGATCAACATCTGATGGAAAATCTTGTAAAAAACAGCAAATTATCTCAGGAATTAGTGATGAGGACTTGGCAATAGAAGAGCTTAAAAGTTTAGTTGATAGTATGCATGTTGGAGATTATCTTAGTGGAGTAAACTTTCTGCATACTTCAAAAGATGAAGGCCCACAAATGGAAGACATGGCTGGTAGCCAGAAGAGTAATGTAGAGGGAGCATCCATCGTAGCAGAGCCTGATGCTAATTCTGAATCGTATAGAACCCCACAAAAAGAATTAATGAAGTCTGCAACATTTCCTTCCTCACGGAAGTCAAATGCAGTTGATACTGTTGGGGAGGACAAAGCCCATGATCAGTGCCTCCAAAAATCAGATGTGCCAGTGTGTTTGCGTTCAAACTCACTTCCG TCGTCCATCAAGCTGGTGTCTGCAATGAAAGGCGGGCGTGAACGGCATGGCATTCTTCAGGAATGGAAACCTCGAGTTACATGGGCACCGGACGTTGTCGATCCCCCAGTAACATCTGTCTCTCATACGGTCAGAAGCCACCCTCGCCCTAGaagcaagaaagagaagaaacacaagCATGGGAAAGGCAGGTCAAGTCACGGCAGCAGCAATGGTAGGAAGCAGCATTCCAAGAGGAGCACCGCGGCCAGCGTGAATAACTTGCACCCGAG GCCAGAGGCGTCGCCGCTCTCACCTCCTTGTGATGGGATGCTGGCGGACAGCTTCAGTGAGATAGAAGGAGGAGTCAGCTACGTGGACCGCATGTCTACTGGCCAAAGTCTATTGGAGTTTGCTGTTGCCAGCCACGACAAATGCGGAAGCAGCTTCCTGAGGCAAGCGATAGGCAGTGTGCGCCTTCCATTTGGGGAGGCTAATTGA
- the LOC116255840 gene encoding histone H2B-like: protein MAPKADKKPAEKKPASDKPAEEKKAVAEKAPAEKKPKAEKRLPKEGDKKKKKMKKSSETYKIYIFKVLKQVHPDIGISSKAMGIMNSFINDIFEKLAQEASRLARYNKKPTITSREIQTSVRLVLPGELAKHAVSEGTKAVTKFTSS from the coding sequence ATGGCGCCTAAGGCCGACAAGAAGCCAGCGGAGAAGAAGCCGGCGTCCGACAAGCCGGCGGAGGAGAAGAAGGCGGTGGCGGAGAAGGCTCCCGCCGAGAAGAAGCCGAAGGCGGAGAAGCGGTTGCCGAAAGAGGgcgacaagaagaaaaagaagatgaagaagagcaGCGAGACCTACAAGATCTACATATTCAAGGTGCTGAAGCAGGTGCACCCTGACATTGGCATTTCCAGCAAGGCCATGGGGATCATGAATTCTTTCATCAACGACATATTCGAGAAGCTCGCCCAGGAGGCCTCCCGGCTCGCCCGTTACAACAAGAAGCCGACGATCACATCCAGGGAGATTCAGACCTCCGTCCGTCTCGTCCTTCCCGGGGAACTTGCCAAGCACGCTGTCTCTGAAGGGACCAAAGCCGTCACCAAGTTCACGAGCTCGTGA